A region from the Nostoc sp. HK-01 genome encodes:
- a CDS encoding ABC transporter-related protein, whose product MKNSNPIIIFENIEKNFGSLKVLKGITGEIQSGEVVAVIGASGCGKSTLLRCFNRLERIDHGSLVVNGMELSQPNFQTQQLRQLRTQVGMVFQQFNLFPHLSVLENLTLAPRKVLGKTAKESAQLAGLYLEKVGLFDKASAYPEQLSGGQKQRVAIARSLCMNPQIMLFDEPTSALDPELVGEVLQVMQQLAAEGMTMVVVTHEMQFAKEVAHRVIFMDKGVVAEQGAAYEVITNPQSDRLRTFLSRLDKV is encoded by the coding sequence ATGAAAAATTCTAACCCTATCATTATTTTTGAAAATATTGAAAAAAACTTTGGTTCCCTGAAAGTTCTCAAAGGAATCACAGGCGAAATTCAATCAGGGGAAGTTGTGGCGGTGATTGGTGCTTCTGGTTGTGGTAAAAGTACCTTACTGCGATGCTTTAACCGTTTAGAAAGAATTGATCACGGTTCTTTGGTAGTGAACGGAATGGAGTTATCTCAACCGAATTTCCAGACTCAACAACTACGCCAACTGCGAACCCAAGTGGGAATGGTTTTTCAACAATTCAACTTGTTTCCCCATCTCAGCGTTTTAGAAAATCTCACACTAGCGCCGCGAAAAGTTTTAGGCAAAACTGCCAAAGAAAGCGCCCAACTCGCGGGTTTATATTTAGAAAAAGTGGGTTTATTTGATAAAGCCTCAGCTTATCCCGAACAACTATCTGGCGGACAAAAGCAAAGAGTGGCGATCGCCCGTAGCTTATGTATGAATCCCCAGATTATGCTATTTGATGAGCCTACCAGCGCTTTAGATCCTGAACTTGTCGGTGAAGTTTTACAAGTTATGCAGCAATTAGCCGCCGAGGGAATGACAATGGTAGTCGTCACTCATGAAATGCAATTTGCTAAAGAAGTCGCCCATCGGGTGATATTTATGGATAAAGGTGTTGTCGCCGAACAAGGCGCAGCTTACGAAGTGATCACAAATCCGCAAAGCGATCGCCTGCGTACTTTCCTTAGTCGCCTTGACAAAGTATGA
- a CDS encoding polar amino acid ABC transporter inner membrane subunit, with translation MIRLNFRRWWRWLLVVGLSCALLTGCSVNDSTGKTLRVATEPAFPPFEFQGAGGKLQGFSYDLMNAIASAANFKVNFQSIPFDGIIPAVQAKTIDAAISSITITKERAQTVDFSRPYFKAGLAIAVRNNNQDITSLDSLKNKKLAVQIGTTGAEKAKSIPGVQIRSFDSAPLALQELVNGNVDAVINDAPVTLYAINTGNLQGIKVIQQLLTEEYYGIVTAKNSPNLTLINDGLDKILKNGEYSQIYKKWFKAEPPSLPTKSPFENQANGNKANLFTSLNVIWRAFPLLLQGALVTLQLTILSVVLGLVGGSLIGIVRLSLIKPVRWLARAYIDFFRGTPLLVQIFMIYFGIPALAQQLGFTLNFNPLVAGVLALSLNSAAYIAEIVRAGIQSIEPGQTEAAQSLGLSATETMVYVIFPQAFRRMIPPLGNEFISLLKDTSLVSVIGFEELLRKGQLIIAGNYRAFEIYAGIALVYLCLTLLSSQVFSKLEVWMNPLRRQKKYNINSYTNSP, from the coding sequence ATGATTAGATTAAATTTTAGGCGTTGGTGGCGCTGGTTGTTGGTGGTTGGTTTGAGTTGTGCCTTACTAACTGGGTGTAGTGTGAATGATAGTACTGGCAAAACTCTGCGGGTAGCAACTGAACCAGCGTTTCCACCCTTTGAGTTTCAAGGCGCAGGCGGCAAATTGCAAGGTTTTTCCTATGATTTAATGAATGCGATCGCCTCTGCTGCTAATTTTAAAGTAAATTTCCAAAGCATCCCTTTTGATGGGATTATTCCCGCAGTCCAAGCTAAAACCATCGATGCGGCGATTAGTTCCATCACCATTACTAAAGAACGCGCCCAGACAGTTGATTTTTCCCGTCCTTATTTTAAAGCGGGATTGGCGATCGCAGTTCGTAACAACAATCAAGATATAACTAGTTTGGATAGTCTCAAGAATAAAAAACTAGCCGTCCAAATTGGCACAACTGGCGCAGAAAAAGCTAAAAGTATTCCCGGAGTCCAGATTCGCAGTTTTGATTCTGCACCTCTAGCCTTGCAAGAATTAGTTAATGGGAATGTGGATGCGGTAATTAATGATGCACCTGTAACTTTATATGCCATTAATACTGGCAATCTCCAGGGTATTAAAGTTATTCAACAATTACTCACAGAAGAATATTACGGAATTGTCACTGCTAAAAACTCGCCAAATTTAACACTCATTAATGATGGTTTAGATAAAATCCTCAAAAATGGTGAGTATTCCCAAATCTACAAAAAATGGTTTAAAGCAGAACCACCATCATTACCTACCAAGTCTCCTTTTGAAAATCAGGCTAATGGAAATAAAGCTAATTTATTCACCTCATTAAATGTAATTTGGCGGGCTTTTCCCCTACTATTACAAGGTGCATTAGTAACACTGCAATTAACAATTCTTTCTGTTGTGCTGGGTTTAGTTGGTGGTTCCCTAATAGGAATTGTTCGCCTTTCTCTGATTAAACCTGTGCGTTGGTTAGCAAGAGCATATATAGATTTCTTTCGCGGAACGCCTTTGCTGGTGCAGATTTTTATGATTTATTTTGGCATACCAGCACTTGCTCAGCAACTTGGTTTTACCTTGAACTTTAACCCCTTAGTTGCAGGAGTACTCGCTTTAAGTTTAAATAGCGCCGCCTATATTGCCGAAATTGTCCGCGCCGGGATTCAATCAATTGAACCAGGACAAACTGAAGCCGCGCAATCACTTGGTTTAAGTGCAACAGAAACTATGGTTTATGTAATTTTTCCCCAAGCTTTCCGGCGGATGATTCCACCTTTGGGTAATGAATTTATTAGCTTATTAAAAGATACCAGCTTGGTTTCAGTTATTGGTTTTGAAGAATTGCTACGTAAAGGACAATTGATTATCGCCGGGAACTATCGTGCCTTTGAAATCTATGCCGGTATAGCTTTAGTTTACTTGTGTTTGACACTGCTTTCTTCCCAAGTATTTAGCAAATTAGAAGTGTGGATGAATCCGCTGAGACGGCAGAAAAAGTACAATATTAATTCTTATACCAATTCCCC